Genomic DNA from Roseofilum casamattae BLCC-M143:
GATAATTCAACCAATATTAAAGTATTGTCAGATAGTCTGAAAGAAGCAGGCTATAAAGTACTGGTGGCGACAGATGGTTGCAGTGCTCTGGCAAAACTGGAGAAGGTTTATCCAGATCTCATTTTACTCGATGTGATGATGCCGGGAATTGATGGGTTTGAAACGTGCGATCGCATTAAGGCGAGCGATCGCTTGCAAGAGATTCCGATTATTTTTATGACAGCTCTGTCCGATACGGAACATAAAGTACGAGGGTTGCAGTCAGGAGCGGTTGACTATATTACTAAACCCTTTCAACATGAGGAAGTGTTGGCTCGGGTTGGCGTTCATCTAAAAATACATCAGCTCAATCGCGAGTTGGAAGAACGGGTTGCACGGAGAACTGCAGAATTACAAGCAGCTCTCGACACCATCAAACAGACTCAAGGACAATTAATTCACAGTGAAAAAATGTCTGCTTTAGGAGAGATGGTTGCTGGCATTGCTCACGAAATTAACAATCCCGTCAATTTTATTGCTGGTAATTTACCGATGGCTGGCAACTACGTGCGCGATTTTTGCACCCTATTCCAGTTATATCAAGAGCATATGCCTTCTCCTCCCTCAGAGATCGCAGAGCAGTTAGAGGAATTAGAATTTGATTTTATTGTCGAAGATTTGCCAAAAATACTAGAGTCGATGCAGGTGGGTTGCGATCGCCTGAAACAAATTGTTTTATCGTTAAGCACATTTTCTCGCCATGACGATCGCCAGGCCAAGCCAACGGATATTCATGCCGGCATTGATGCTACCATTACTATTCTAGGCAACCGCCTGAAAGCCAAAGCCGAACGACCGGAAATCCAAATTATTCGCCAATATGACAATCTACCGCAAGTCCTCTGCTATGGCGGACAGCTCAATCAAGTCTTTATGAATATTCTCGCTAATGCGATCGATGCGCTCGATGAGTCAAATCTCGGGCGATCGTATCGAGAGATTGCCGATAACCCCAATCAAATTACCATTCATACTCAATTCAACCCAGAGAAAGAATGGGTACGAGTTACCATTGCAGATAATGGGATTGGTATGAGCGCAGAAGTACAACAGAAAGTTTTCGATCGCCTGTTTACGACAAAAGGAGTTGGCAAAGGGACGGGACTCGGTATGGCAATCTCTCGCCAAATTATTGAAGAAAAACATGGTGGATTTCTTCATTGCACTTCAGTTCCCGGAGAAGGAACGCAGTTTACGATGGAAATTCCCTTAGTCCTCTCAGTTGTAACTCCTTAATCAATCAATTATTGTGCCAGTTCTTGCATTTTAGCTTCCGCAAACTCTTGCAGCGATCGCGCTTCTTCTGTTGCCGTCGTTCCAGTTTGTACGCGA
This window encodes:
- a CDS encoding hybrid sensor histidine kinase/response regulator, encoding MDSQALILIVDDNSTNIKVLSDSLKEAGYKVLVATDGCSALAKLEKVYPDLILLDVMMPGIDGFETCDRIKASDRLQEIPIIFMTALSDTEHKVRGLQSGAVDYITKPFQHEEVLARVGVHLKIHQLNRELEERVARRTAELQAALDTIKQTQGQLIHSEKMSALGEMVAGIAHEINNPVNFIAGNLPMAGNYVRDFCTLFQLYQEHMPSPPSEIAEQLEELEFDFIVEDLPKILESMQVGCDRLKQIVLSLSTFSRHDDRQAKPTDIHAGIDATITILGNRLKAKAERPEIQIIRQYDNLPQVLCYGGQLNQVFMNILANAIDALDESNLGRSYREIADNPNQITIHTQFNPEKEWVRVTIADNGIGMSAEVQQKVFDRLFTTKGVGKGTGLGMAISRQIIEEKHGGFLHCTSVPGEGTQFTMEIPLVLSVVTP